The following proteins come from a genomic window of Vallitaleaceae bacterium 9-2:
- a CDS encoding AraC family transcriptional regulator, translating to MKTVIKNRMRLNSIGYSLSTWLRNIFILVVGLLLIVILLSKNYEQATINLVSSLNEEFSIHADQMSKQIQDSVINSAMQIYYSPAVTRLRTSENVSNFEKILGIRSMNAGMVSNDLIHSVYVYNESKDYIYTTYESGSFYRHEFFDHSGVQLLTSPTDYPKLTPIPRDLLWGDERETDQVYSFLVHDPSTNQVGNSMLMNIYAEAYNNIFFSPTTKEEEYMLILNSDEEIIASSTSYTEALQKIDTQVLTNNLDNTSTNGYFYSQQRGEKTIYFYTYMPESTWYFVKVIPYQQCMVGLNNMLYHAIIIALILLACGILIAYISMRRFYDPLKKIMSSLSLADETNIDISTDIMGDFDHFIATQKQANAGYQSLLKTEVLKHMLLSTSSVEHHLMNKFSQYNINFIHGRNYYMILFEAPSDFTCSMSAFCDDHWELIKIAENSLLILQPHADVTIESVCHYLLEQGIALCLYSQKTQDILTLKKSYIRLRELKQLHVFYPDMHMMSETWLLHKKSDNLHQDELETELITSIKSLDADKAINIYFQLINQCKNYRFSLILFNLKSLYLTLNSYYISLLSDTSTTPITPDMDTFEKKILHARSQTDIDCLFIAFIEQLIELKFQITEKQRIQVSQKVKAYIESNYTDYNLTLSLIASTFDIPSNKLSKAFKYVEGVTINDYINTLRIERSKELLSTTPCTIKEITKQIGIENTQYFYTLFKNNTGLTPSSYRQVSRLESL from the coding sequence ATGAAAACAGTCATAAAAAATCGTATGCGATTAAATTCTATAGGTTATTCTTTGTCCACATGGTTAAGGAATATTTTTATCTTGGTCGTTGGATTATTATTAATCGTTATTCTTTTATCCAAAAATTATGAACAAGCCACCATCAATCTTGTCAGTTCTCTTAATGAAGAGTTTTCAATACATGCTGACCAAATGTCAAAGCAAATTCAAGACTCTGTTATCAATTCTGCCATGCAAATTTATTATTCGCCTGCGGTCACTCGCCTGCGTACTTCTGAAAATGTTAGTAACTTTGAAAAAATCCTTGGGATTCGTTCTATGAATGCAGGGATGGTGAGCAATGATCTTATCCATTCCGTCTATGTCTATAATGAAAGTAAAGATTATATCTATACAACTTATGAATCCGGTTCTTTTTATCGGCATGAGTTTTTTGATCACTCCGGTGTCCAACTACTCACTTCACCAACAGACTATCCTAAGCTGACACCTATCCCCAGAGATCTTCTATGGGGTGATGAACGTGAGACCGATCAGGTATACTCTTTTTTAGTCCATGATCCCTCCACCAATCAAGTCGGCAACTCTATGTTGATGAATATATATGCTGAAGCATATAACAATATATTTTTTAGCCCTACAACAAAAGAAGAGGAATACATGCTTATCTTAAATTCCGATGAAGAAATCATCGCCTCCTCCACGTCCTATACAGAAGCCTTGCAAAAAATCGACACCCAAGTATTGACAAATAATTTAGACAATACCTCTACGAATGGATATTTTTATAGTCAACAACGTGGAGAAAAGACAATCTATTTCTATACCTATATGCCCGAATCAACCTGGTACTTTGTAAAGGTCATTCCTTATCAACAATGTATGGTCGGGTTAAACAATATGCTCTATCACGCTATTATTATTGCGCTGATTCTCTTAGCATGCGGAATACTCATTGCCTATATATCTATGCGTCGATTTTATGACCCACTAAAAAAAATCATGTCTTCCTTGTCTTTAGCTGACGAGACAAATATTGATATCTCAACGGATATAATGGGTGACTTTGACCACTTTATTGCCACACAAAAACAAGCCAATGCCGGATATCAGTCCCTCTTAAAAACTGAGGTCTTAAAGCATATGTTGCTCTCGACAAGCTCTGTTGAGCACCATCTAATGAATAAATTTTCTCAATATAATATTAACTTTATTCATGGTCGCAACTATTATATGATTTTATTTGAAGCTCCTTCTGATTTTACTTGCTCAATGAGCGCTTTTTGTGACGATCATTGGGAATTAATAAAAATAGCCGAAAACTCTCTTCTTATTTTACAACCGCATGCGGATGTAACCATCGAATCCGTATGTCATTATTTACTTGAACAAGGAATTGCACTCTGTCTGTATAGCCAAAAAACACAAGATATTTTGACTTTGAAAAAAAGTTATATCCGCTTGCGCGAATTAAAGCAACTCCATGTGTTTTATCCTGATATGCATATGATGAGTGAAACTTGGTTACTGCACAAAAAAAGCGATAATCTACATCAGGATGAACTGGAAACAGAACTTATCACCTCCATAAAATCATTGGATGCCGATAAAGCCATTAACATTTATTTCCAATTAATCAACCAATGTAAAAACTATCGCTTTTCATTGATTCTCTTTAATCTAAAGAGTCTATATTTAACTTTAAATTCCTACTATATCTCTTTGCTTTCAGATACATCCACAACGCCTATAACACCAGACATGGATACCTTTGAAAAAAAGATTCTTCATGCTAGATCACAAACAGATATTGATTGCCTATTTATCGCCTTTATTGAGCAACTTATTGAATTAAAATTTCAAATCACTGAGAAGCAACGAATTCAAGTCAGTCAAAAAGTTAAAGCATATATTGAGTCAAACTATACCGATTATAATCTCACCCTTTCACTCATCGCCTCAACTTTTGACATTCCTTCCAATAAATTAAGCAAAGCATTTAAATATGTGGAAGGCGTTACTATCAATGATTACATCAATACATTGCGTATTGAACGTTCCAAAGAACTACTATCGACAACGCCTTGTACTATCAAAGAAATCACTAAACAAATCGGGATTGAAAACACACAGTATTTCTACACATTGTTCAAGAACAATACGGGTTTAACCCCTTCTTCCTACCGTCAAGTGTCAAGACTTGAAAGCTTATAG
- a CDS encoding ATP-binding cassette domain-containing protein: MSSILKVENLSKHYVIQSSIFKKKEIIHAVNQVSFELNNEESIGLIGESGCGKSTVANLLLKLLEPSHGKIYLFGEDITNIRERDMREYRKDIQIIFQYTNAVLDPKMTVEELLLEPLRIHKIVEEEKMHSEVERLLALVGLKHSEKDKFPNQLSGGQNQRVIIARAIATRAKIIVCDEPVSALDVSVQGQILNLLSQLKDELKLSYIFISHDLKVVAHMCDKIAVMYQGEFVEFGATDKVLQNPEHAYTKKLLEAML, from the coding sequence TTGAGTAGTATTTTAAAAGTAGAAAATCTTTCTAAGCATTATGTTATTCAATCCAGTATTTTTAAGAAAAAAGAAATCATTCATGCGGTTAATCAAGTGAGTTTTGAGTTAAATAATGAAGAATCTATAGGACTAATTGGGGAAAGTGGATGTGGAAAGAGTACCGTTGCTAATTTGCTTCTAAAACTCCTGGAACCCAGCCATGGAAAAATATATCTTTTTGGTGAGGATATTACGAATATTCGTGAACGAGATATGCGCGAATATCGTAAGGATATTCAAATTATTTTTCAATATACCAATGCAGTTTTAGACCCTAAAATGACCGTTGAAGAATTGCTATTGGAACCTCTTCGTATTCATAAGATTGTAGAAGAAGAAAAGATGCATAGTGAAGTAGAGCGATTACTTGCTCTTGTTGGGTTAAAACATAGCGAAAAAGATAAATTTCCAAACCAATTAAGTGGTGGACAAAATCAGCGGGTAATCATTGCTCGGGCAATAGCAACCCGAGCAAAAATTATTGTATGTGATGAGCCGGTTTCAGCTTTAGATGTGTCTGTCCAGGGACAGATTCTTAATCTTCTATCGCAGTTAAAAGATGAATTAAAGTTATCCTACATCTTTATTTCCCATGACTTAAAAGTGGTGGCACATATGTGCGATAAAATCGCCGTCATGTATCAAGGGGAATTTGTTGAATTCGGGGCAACAGATAAAGTGCTTCAAAATCCTGAACATGCATATACAAAAAAATTACTTGAAGCAATGCTATAA